Proteins from a genomic interval of Phlebotomus papatasi isolate M1 chromosome 3, Ppap_2.1, whole genome shotgun sequence:
- the LOC129805350 gene encoding uncharacterized protein LOC129805350: MIKGEESFPVEHNINGLGDLRDTENGRVEHDWRPPGPPKKSPVHKTGWNVIEISSSSENEEETGSLLSPSPNGLENGESTGKSPVECWTVQSDRPNNMLRRDYGKKTPYRIFQVPASPKATTAGKEEFYNYLGISSKPLFTKAVDLGEDFLNRRSLRVCFRKKWKEHRAKMTELEKAPQLITQGALVCPVTAKDAINSSPNISPSIIETNGTTIKDRRNYIQITASDEEESSEVKHKVYDLSHQPLNGEVISKGCKSISEKTVKRERDKSRKSLRKSRKRIHKKIFKPTYTYYIRSSLPNGVLRSGKVRDTDRNFLKRLQKRYKKNKQEQSAKSVRVKDTVKSAEVIVLTDDDDPVEIVQTVKTPEKPKQKVLDEALGHVQGVHLFWPSLLILQMDVVSFWTCSEITSILTNQQNWTKVGEVRRNNKDIDIPAVIGKRIFHTDNFGCVFIEMRGKVLPRIARQETDYSATYANVHYLKNGEGIIRSIALDRVCGMPKDMCYTILPDSLSFIVTWYEQATSTKRRTGICRYSLTPDLETLASIWDFNSVDNRVRSLTVASEQRVIGVGDQNVSIWNCSNGNLLTSIDLAMDLGDNLFTYLVQENRMRYLILTQLYSNTIKTVAINLLDFQYVILHMHENVNLAIDSLRSSTVTNGMFVASFTTREILMLKAHQSTFLRRKMVDKDTNIFINGEFIVEINDKIAIRSLLDFLT, from the exons ATGATAAAGGGAGAAGAGAGTTTCCCAGTGGAACACAATATAAATGGACTTGGTGATCTTAGGGATACAGAAAATG GACGCGTAGAACATGACTGGAGACCTCCGGGCCCACCAAAGAAGAGTCCTGTGCATAAAACCGGCTGGAATGTCATTGAAATCTCGAGTTCGAGTGAAAATGAAGAGGAGACAGGGTCCTTGCTGAGTCCTTCGCCAAATGGCCTAGAAAATGGAGAGAGCACAGGAAAGTCTCCCGTGGAGTGCTGGACTGTGCAGAGCGACAGGCCTAACAATATGCTGAGACGAGATTATGGGAAAAAGACGCCCTACCGGATATTTCAG GTACCGGCTTCACCCAAGGCCACAACAGCGGGAAAAGAAGAATTTTATAACTACTTGGGCATCTCGTCAAAGCCCTTATTCACCAAGGCAGTGGATTTGGGTGAAGACTTTCTCAATAGACGCTCCCTCAGAGTGTGCTTTAGGAAGAAGTGGAAGGAGCATCGAGCAAAGATGACAGAGTTGGAAAAGGCACCTCAGTTGATCACACAGGGAGCCCTGGTTTGTCCTGTGACTGCCAAAGATGCCATCAATTCATCACCCAATATCTCTCCTAGCATCATAGAAACAAATGGGACGACAATTAAGGATCGTCGGAATTATATTCAAATTACAGCATCGGATGAGGAAGAGAGTTCGGAGGTGAAGCATAAAGTGTACGATCTCAGTCATCAGCCACTCAATGGAGAGGTGATTTCCAAAGGGTGTAAAAGTATTAGTGAAAAGACTGTGAAGAGGGAAAGGGATAAGAGTAGGAAGAGTTTGCGGAAGAGTCGAAAGAGAATTCATAAGAAGATCTTTAAGCCCACCTATACATACTACATACGCTCCTCCCTGCCAAATGGGGTCCTGAGGAGTGGAAAGGTCCGTGATACAGataggaattttcttaagagacttcaGAAACGCTACAAAAAGAACAAACAGGAACAATCTGCCAAATCTGTCAGGGTTAAGGATACAGTCAAATCTGCGGAGGTTATTGTCCTTACGGATGATGATGATCCCGTGGAGATTGTTCAGACGGTCAAGACACCAGAGAAGCCAAAGCAGAAAGTCTTGGATGAGGCTCTGGGGCATGTTCAGGGTGTTCATCTATTTTGGCCGTCCCTGTTGATCCTCCAGATGGATGTGGTGTCCTTCTGGACGTGCTCAGAGATTACCAGCATTCTCACTAACCAGCAGAATTGGACGAAAGTCGGTGAGGTCAGGAGGAACAATAAGGATATTGACATTCCGGCTGTCATTGGCAAGAGAATCTTTCACACGGATAACTTTGGGTGTGTCTTTATAGAGATGAGGGGAAAGGTGCTGCCGAGGATTGCACGCCAAGAGACTGACTACTCAGCCACCTATGCCAATGTTCACTACCTGAAGAATGGCGAAGGTATCATTCGATCAATCGCCCTGGACAGAGTTTGTGG GATGCCAAAGGATATGTGCTATACAATCCTGCCGGATTCATTGTCTTTTATTGTGACATGGTATGAGCAGGCGACATCGACAAAGAGACGCACGGGTATCTGTCGGTATTCACTGACGCCGGATTTGGAGACTTTGGCTAgcatttgggattttaattCTGTGGACAATCGCGTGCGATCGTTGACTGTGGCTTCGGAGCAGAGGGTGATTGGAGTAGGGGATCAGAATGTGAGCATTTGGAACTGCAGCAATGGCAATTTGCTGACGTCTATTGATCTCGCGATGGATTTGGGGGACAATTTGTTTACGTATTTGGTGCAGGAGAATAGGATGAGATATCTTATTCTCACGCAACTCTACAGCAACACCATTAAGACTGTGGCCATAAATTTGCTGGATTTCCAGTATGTCATCCTGCATATGCATGAAAATGTCAATCTGGCCATTGATTCACTGAGAAGTTCAACGGTGACCAATGGAATGTTTGTGGCATCTTTTACAACAAGAGAAATTCTAATGCTCAAAGCGCATCAGAGTACATTTCTGCGGCGTAAGATGGTGGACAAGGACACCAATATCTTCATCAATGGGGAATTTATTGTAGAGATTAACGACAAGATTGCAATTAGAAGTCTTCTGGATTTTTTAACGTAG